The following proteins come from a genomic window of Kocuria palustris:
- a CDS encoding ChaB family protein: protein MSPTSNADKPAEREEIPSTLERSDQKAQDTYAAALENAREEYGSEARAHQTAWAAVKRTHEKVGDHWEPKDENGPSDERSENGGRTGGESAGGVDANATKDHLYEVAQRLEIEGRSEMTKDELVEAIQKANDRKTAQARED from the coding sequence ATGAGCCCGACCAGCAATGCCGACAAGCCCGCCGAGCGCGAGGAGATCCCCTCCACGCTCGAGCGCTCCGATCAGAAGGCGCAGGACACCTACGCCGCAGCGCTCGAGAACGCGCGCGAGGAGTACGGCTCCGAAGCCCGCGCGCACCAGACGGCCTGGGCGGCGGTGAAGCGCACCCATGAGAAGGTCGGCGACCACTGGGAGCCCAAGGACGAGAACGGCCCGTCGGACGAGCGCTCCGAGAACGGCGGGCGCACCGGCGGTGAGTCCGCAGGCGGCGTCGACGCCAACGCGACCAAGGACCACCTCTACGAGGTCGCCCAGCGACTGGAGATCGAGGGCCGGTCGGAGATGACCAAGGACGAGCTCGTCGAGGCCATCCAGAAGGCGAACGACCGCAAGACCGCCCAGGCCCGCGAAGACTGA
- a CDS encoding lipoate--protein ligase family protein: MHGEYKVRGGKLVVVDLEVDGDGDDAVFRDAVVSGDFFLEPDDALEDLTDALNGLTASSSVAEIAAAIQAALDRRDGGVELIGFTTEAVGIAARRAVGAAVSWDDLDIEVIGMKTLPPAEHVALDQVLSEEVAAGRRGPVLRFWDWNDALVVIGSYQSVRNEIDSEAARELEVGVTRRITGGGAMFMEPGNCVTYSLIVPASLVEGLSNERAYAFLDEWVLGALQEIGVEAHYVPLNDIATPQGKIGGAAQRRFADGTLLHHVTMSYDIDADKMLQVLRIGREKLSDKGIKSAKKRVDPMRSQTGMARADIIESFRSYFLSHYRSHEGDYTDQELARAKELVDEKFGTDEWTLRVP; the protein is encoded by the coding sequence ATGCACGGTGAGTACAAGGTCCGCGGCGGGAAGCTCGTCGTGGTCGATCTGGAGGTCGACGGCGACGGAGACGACGCGGTCTTCCGCGACGCCGTGGTCTCGGGCGACTTCTTCCTGGAGCCCGACGACGCCCTCGAGGACCTCACCGATGCGCTGAACGGGCTGACCGCGTCGTCGTCGGTGGCCGAGATCGCCGCGGCGATCCAGGCGGCGCTGGACCGGCGCGACGGCGGCGTCGAGCTGATCGGCTTCACGACCGAGGCCGTGGGGATCGCCGCCCGGCGCGCGGTGGGCGCGGCGGTGTCCTGGGACGATCTCGACATCGAGGTCATCGGCATGAAGACCCTGCCGCCGGCCGAGCACGTGGCGCTGGATCAAGTCCTGTCGGAGGAGGTCGCCGCCGGCCGTCGCGGTCCGGTGCTGCGCTTCTGGGACTGGAACGACGCCCTGGTGGTCATCGGCTCGTATCAGTCGGTGCGCAACGAGATCGATTCCGAGGCGGCTCGTGAGCTGGAGGTGGGCGTCACTCGGCGCATCACCGGAGGCGGCGCCATGTTCATGGAGCCCGGCAACTGCGTCACCTACTCGCTGATCGTGCCCGCCAGCCTGGTCGAGGGCCTGAGCAACGAGCGTGCCTACGCCTTCCTGGACGAGTGGGTGCTCGGGGCGCTGCAGGAGATCGGCGTGGAGGCGCACTACGTCCCGCTCAACGACATCGCCACCCCGCAGGGCAAGATCGGCGGGGCGGCCCAGCGCCGGTTCGCTGACGGCACCCTGCTGCACCACGTGACCATGAGCTACGACATCGACGCCGACAAGATGCTGCAGGTCCTGCGCATCGGACGCGAGAAGCTCTCCGACAAGGGGATCAAGTCCGCCAAGAAGCGCGTGGACCCCATGCGCAGCCAGACCGGCATGGCGCGGGCGGACATCATCGAGTCCTTCCGCTCCTACTTCCTGTCGCACTACCGCTCGCACGAGGGCGACTACACCGACCAGGAGCTCGCCCGTGCGAAGGAGCTCGTGGACGAGAAGTTCGGCACCGACGAGTGGACGCTGCGGGTCCCGTGA
- a CDS encoding Maf family protein has protein sequence MTDPILLLASTSPSRAKLLRDSGIAFDQLGSEVDEDAVVSEAGLTEPSEIALALARAKCEAVAALPQAAGRLVIGCDSVFELDGQPLGKPYTAAVARERIGQMRGRTGHLHTGHWLIDTRSPDDGGTGLSEGALAGADVTFAAMTDDEIAAYVDTEEPLWVAGSFTLDGYGAAFIERVDGDLHAVIGLSINTLRQLAGRAGVPVRRLWGREA, from the coding sequence ATGACCGACCCGATCCTGCTGCTGGCCTCCACCTCGCCGTCGCGCGCCAAGCTGCTGCGCGATTCCGGCATCGCCTTCGACCAGCTCGGCTCCGAGGTGGACGAGGACGCCGTCGTGTCCGAGGCCGGACTCACCGAGCCGTCGGAGATCGCGCTGGCTCTGGCGCGCGCCAAGTGCGAGGCCGTCGCCGCTCTCCCCCAGGCGGCCGGGCGGCTGGTCATCGGCTGCGACTCGGTCTTCGAGCTCGACGGCCAGCCCCTGGGCAAGCCGTACACCGCAGCGGTCGCCCGCGAGCGCATCGGGCAGATGCGGGGACGCACAGGGCACCTGCACACCGGTCACTGGCTGATCGACACCCGCAGCCCCGACGACGGCGGCACCGGGCTCAGCGAAGGCGCCCTGGCCGGGGCGGATGTGACCTTCGCGGCGATGACCGACGACGAGATCGCCGCCTACGTGGACACCGAGGAGCCCCTGTGGGTGGCCGGATCCTTCACCCTGGACGGGTACGGCGCGGCCTTCATCGAGCGCGTCGACGGGGATCTGCACGCGGTGATCGGGCTGTCGATCAACACCCTGCGGCAGCTGGCTGGACGAGCCGGCGTCCCGGTGCGGCGGCTGTGGGGGCGCGAGGCCTGA
- a CDS encoding AzlC family ABC transporter permease, whose protein sequence is MTSSRGASEQPPDAHAGARTDGIREQLRLGWLTGLPAGAAVIPVGLAFGVLVIQYGLPWWVAPLLSGIVFAGSIEFLLAGLLAAGAPLVQIALTALIVNFRHAFYALTFPLHRIRSIPGKTYGTFALTDEAFALTSGREAQRWSGTRILTLEGTFQLFWVASSTAGALLGSLIPPWIKGLDFAMTALFVVLAIDAYKARRSLPQPVIAVGIGLVSAALFGANMLAPAMGAYVLVLIIGYLISRARGRELPRTGELDVVDPDDGTTAGQEPRDV, encoded by the coding sequence ATGACCTCCTCCCGCGGCGCTTCGGAACAGCCGCCCGACGCGCATGCCGGTGCCCGGACCGACGGCATCCGCGAGCAGCTGCGCCTCGGCTGGCTGACGGGTCTGCCTGCCGGGGCGGCGGTGATCCCCGTGGGGCTGGCCTTCGGCGTGCTGGTCATCCAGTACGGCCTGCCCTGGTGGGTCGCGCCGCTGCTGTCTGGAATCGTGTTCGCCGGCTCGATAGAGTTCCTGCTCGCCGGGCTGCTGGCCGCAGGAGCCCCGCTGGTCCAGATCGCGCTGACCGCGCTGATCGTCAACTTCCGCCACGCGTTCTACGCGCTGACATTCCCCCTGCACCGCATCCGCAGCATCCCCGGGAAGACCTACGGCACCTTCGCCCTGACCGATGAGGCCTTCGCCCTCACCTCCGGTCGCGAGGCGCAGCGCTGGTCCGGCACGCGCATCCTGACGCTGGAGGGGACCTTCCAGCTGTTCTGGGTCGCGAGCTCGACCGCCGGCGCTCTGCTGGGCTCGCTGATCCCGCCGTGGATCAAGGGGCTGGACTTCGCGATGACGGCGCTGTTCGTCGTCCTGGCGATCGACGCCTACAAGGCCCGCCGGTCCCTCCCCCAGCCTGTGATCGCGGTGGGCATCGGGCTGGTCAGCGCCGCGCTGTTCGGAGCGAACATGCTGGCCCCTGCCATGGGCGCCTACGTCCTCGTGCTGATCATCGGCTACCTCATCAGCCGTGCTCGCGGGCGGGAGCTGCCGCGCACGGGCGAGCTGGACGTGGTCGATCCCGACGACGGCACGACTGCCGGGCAGGAGCCGCGAGATGTCTGA
- a CDS encoding branched-chain amino acid transporter permease: MSEPSYILAAVGVAAGITWALRALPFAVLAPLQESRLLPYIGDRLGVGVMIILVIYTLEDLDLVSPSVSVPAAIALAVTIGLHLWRGNMILSLLVGTVTHVVLASLWQA; this comes from the coding sequence ATGTCTGAGCCGAGCTACATCCTGGCCGCCGTGGGCGTGGCCGCGGGCATCACCTGGGCCCTGCGGGCGCTGCCGTTCGCCGTGCTGGCCCCGCTGCAGGAGTCCCGGCTGCTGCCCTACATCGGCGACCGGCTGGGCGTGGGCGTGATGATCATCCTGGTGATCTACACCCTCGAGGACCTGGACCTGGTCTCGCCGAGCGTCTCCGTCCCGGCGGCGATCGCGCTGGCGGTGACCATCGGACTGCACCTATGGCGCGGGAACATGATCCTGTCCCTGCTGGTCGGCACGGTCACCCACGTGGTGCTGGCGTCACTGTGGCAGGCCTGA
- a CDS encoding GAP family protein, with translation MRELPTISSGDQMVLTGLALLDATSMGTLALPAVLLLMSGRSRGVSARGIALRVLAYLAVIAVFYWMLGLVLLAGLQAALAPLGQLLEQRPGAVVLVVLGAGLAWLSWWLDPEQVRKRGGDPQASMRRWIDRADRVAGSWRGVGLLAMAAGLVEAATMIPYLAAMAGIGRYDLGPVASGIVLGLYCAVMVLPAALLALGRLALGERVSRGLSSVRELAVRTAPDAAAWGLGIVGVILLVRGVGQLW, from the coding sequence ATGCGAGAGCTCCCGACGATCAGCAGCGGCGACCAGATGGTGCTCACCGGGCTGGCCCTGCTGGATGCCACCAGCATGGGGACCCTGGCCCTGCCAGCGGTCCTGCTGCTGATGAGCGGCAGATCGCGAGGCGTCAGCGCGCGGGGGATCGCGCTGCGAGTGCTGGCCTATCTGGCGGTCATCGCCGTCTTCTACTGGATGCTGGGACTCGTCCTGCTGGCGGGGCTCCAGGCGGCGCTGGCTCCGCTCGGACAGCTGCTCGAGCAGCGCCCCGGGGCGGTGGTCCTGGTGGTGCTCGGCGCAGGACTGGCGTGGCTGAGCTGGTGGCTGGATCCGGAGCAGGTGCGCAAGCGCGGGGGCGACCCCCAGGCCTCCATGAGGCGGTGGATCGACCGGGCCGATCGCGTGGCCGGAAGCTGGCGCGGAGTGGGCCTGCTGGCCATGGCGGCCGGGCTGGTCGAGGCCGCCACCATGATCCCGTATCTCGCGGCGATGGCTGGGATCGGGCGCTACGACCTGGGGCCGGTGGCCTCGGGGATCGTGCTGGGGCTGTACTGCGCGGTCATGGTGCTGCCGGCGGCACTGCTCGCGCTGGGACGACTGGCCCTGGGGGAGCGGGTGAGCCGTGGGCTGTCGTCGGTGCGGGAGCTGGCGGTGCGCACCGCACCGGATGCCGCGGCCTGGGGGCTGGGGATCGTCGGCGTGATCCTGCTGGTGCGCGGTGTGGGGCAGCTGTGGTGA
- a CDS encoding sensor histidine kinase has product MTTAEPRTAEWLEPGAEPPPEHQTAAKSTSRPAGLAVRRRDVAVACAYALLAVLAQLLLPFEPATRVLGMPVPGWTGLALQLTAAAALVLRTTRAWVVLLVTAPAAAASVGLDAGPVSALLLFEAIFTSVRYGSRRLHRLTSILCLGATAAALLAALALPEHRELWTQLAVMAGVVLILPLLWAGEVRGHQEARAQAERAAEAERETAARQLELEQARAALRLQEQRTHLAQELHDGVTGHLSAVALQTGALRSSSALRQDPAALERSLEVVRTSAVEAMADMRRLIDVLRTDEPADDDSASWDGLSARLRALRPEATIVVHPAAAARLDAAGLSGQALRIGQEAVTNVLKHAGPGPASLLLTDDDGRVVLEIRSPLADHAVADDGSGIGLPSMLRRARETDGKLEAGPVDERTWHVRACWDAHTLASGSSEMAAGPTEPHRRAEEPAR; this is encoded by the coding sequence ATGACCACCGCCGAGCCCCGCACCGCGGAGTGGCTCGAGCCAGGAGCTGAGCCGCCGCCCGAGCATCAGACAGCCGCAAAGAGCACGTCCCGGCCTGCGGGCCTGGCTGTGCGTCGACGCGACGTCGCGGTCGCCTGCGCGTATGCACTGCTCGCCGTCCTGGCGCAGCTTCTGCTGCCTTTCGAACCCGCCACCCGCGTGCTCGGCATGCCCGTGCCCGGCTGGACGGGGCTCGCACTCCAGCTCACGGCGGCCGCCGCTCTGGTCCTGCGCACGACCAGAGCATGGGTCGTCCTGCTGGTCACCGCCCCGGCTGCAGCCGCGTCGGTCGGCCTCGACGCCGGCCCTGTCTCCGCCCTGCTGCTCTTCGAAGCGATCTTCACCTCTGTCCGCTACGGCTCACGTCGCCTCCATCGACTCACGAGCATCCTGTGCCTGGGCGCGACGGCCGCAGCTCTTCTGGCCGCACTGGCCCTGCCCGAGCACCGTGAGCTGTGGACGCAGCTGGCCGTGATGGCCGGCGTCGTGCTGATCCTGCCGCTGCTGTGGGCCGGAGAGGTCCGCGGTCATCAGGAGGCCCGAGCCCAGGCCGAGCGGGCGGCGGAGGCGGAGCGGGAGACGGCCGCTCGTCAGCTGGAGCTCGAGCAAGCGCGCGCCGCGCTGCGCCTCCAGGAGCAGCGCACGCACCTGGCCCAGGAGCTGCACGACGGGGTGACCGGGCACCTATCGGCCGTCGCCCTGCAGACCGGCGCGCTGCGATCGAGCTCGGCCCTGCGCCAGGACCCCGCGGCGCTGGAGCGCTCCCTCGAGGTCGTGCGCACCAGCGCAGTGGAGGCCATGGCCGACATGCGGCGGCTCATCGACGTCCTGCGCACGGATGAGCCCGCCGATGACGACAGCGCTTCCTGGGATGGGCTCAGCGCTCGGCTGCGCGCCCTGCGACCGGAGGCCACGATCGTCGTCCATCCCGCAGCAGCGGCACGACTCGACGCCGCCGGGCTCAGCGGGCAGGCGCTGCGCATCGGCCAGGAGGCGGTCACGAACGTGCTCAAGCACGCCGGACCGGGCCCTGCGTCGCTCCTGCTGACGGACGACGACGGCCGCGTCGTGCTGGAGATCCGCTCGCCCCTGGCCGACCATGCCGTGGCCGACGACGGCTCCGGGATCGGCCTGCCCTCGATGCTCCGACGCGCTCGGGAGACCGACGGGAAGCTGGAAGCCGGTCCGGTCGACGAGCGGACCTGGCACGTGCGCGCGTGCTGGGACGCGCACACGCTCGCATCGGGATCGTCGGAGATGGCGGCCGGACCGACGGAGCCTCACCGACGTGCAGAGGAGCCCGCCCGGTGA
- a CDS encoding response regulator → MTTVVLADDHAAIRAGVRLILETAQPPIRVVGEASTAQDALELAARARPDVVLLDVRMPGASGLTVIEALRGTGAAIVMLTSFALDDYVLAALRAGAAGFLVKTAEPSEIVAAVQRVAAGDAALSPEVMRTVIDRAIAQPDGSGQAEDPQPAGPPGHTQATSAPISAQASSVRTAASEQRAAAPASGASGFTEPLTGREREVLRLLAQGLSNQQIAARLVVAESTVKTHVSHVLAKLGAASRVQAALWWGRHGEG, encoded by the coding sequence GTGACCACCGTCGTCCTGGCCGATGACCACGCCGCCATCCGCGCCGGTGTCCGCCTGATCCTGGAGACCGCGCAGCCGCCGATCCGCGTGGTGGGCGAGGCGAGCACGGCGCAGGATGCGCTCGAGCTCGCTGCGCGCGCCCGCCCGGATGTCGTGCTGCTCGACGTCCGCATGCCCGGGGCGAGCGGGCTCACCGTGATCGAGGCCCTGCGCGGCACGGGCGCTGCGATCGTCATGCTGACGTCGTTCGCCCTGGACGACTACGTGCTGGCCGCCCTGCGTGCAGGGGCCGCCGGCTTCCTGGTCAAGACGGCCGAGCCGTCCGAGATCGTCGCCGCAGTGCAGCGCGTGGCGGCAGGCGATGCGGCGCTGTCGCCGGAGGTGATGCGCACCGTGATCGACAGGGCCATCGCCCAGCCGGACGGATCAGGGCAGGCGGAAGATCCGCAGCCTGCGGGGCCTCCCGGGCACACGCAGGCCACGAGCGCACCGATCTCGGCGCAGGCGTCGTCGGTTCGGACGGCAGCGTCTGAGCAGCGGGCTGCCGCGCCGGCGTCGGGCGCATCGGGCTTCACCGAACCGCTGACCGGACGCGAGCGGGAGGTCCTGCGTCTGCTGGCCCAGGGGCTGAGCAATCAGCAGATCGCCGCGCGGCTCGTCGTGGCGGAGTCGACCGTCAAGACCCACGTCTCGCACGTGCTCGCCAAGCTGGGGGCCGCCTCGCGGGTGCAGGCCGCGCTGTGGTGGGGCCGTCACGGCGAAGGATGA
- a CDS encoding acetyl/propionyl/methylcrotonyl-CoA carboxylase subunit alpha, translating to MTAQKAPETGTSAARRPVTKVLIANRGEIAVRVIRAAQDEGLTSVAVYADPDRDALHVRMADEAYGLGGTTAADSYLVIDKILDAAARSGADAVHPGYGFLSENADFAAAVINAGLTWIGPPPHAISSLGDKVAARRIAEAVDAPRVPGTTDPVDSAEEVVAFADEHGLPVAIKAAFGGGGRGIKVARTREEIPELYESAVREAVAAFGRGECFVERFLDAPRHVETQCLADTHGNVVVVSTRDCSLQRRNQKLVEEAPAPFLTEEQNERLYSSSKAILREAGYQGAGTCEFLVGQDGVISFLEVNTRLQVEHPVSEEVTGIDLVREQFRIARGEALGYDDPVVRGHSIEFRLNGEDPGRGFMPAPGTLSTLRFPSGPGVRVDSGVVEGETVSGSFDSMIAKLIVTGADRDQALARSRRALAELEIEGMATVVPFDRAIVSDPAFAPADGQPFAVHTRWIETEFVNDLEPFAGAPGSGSEAEERQTVVVEVSGKRLEVVLPATVLGSGKPAAAPAAKNRRERGRGAAKASGDDLTSPMQGTVVKLAVKNGAKVSEGDTVVVIEAMKMEQPLKAHKDGTVSGLDVSPGDTVSAGTTLATIR from the coding sequence GTGACCGCACAGAAGGCCCCCGAGACCGGCACCTCCGCCGCGCGCAGACCCGTCACCAAGGTGCTGATCGCCAATCGCGGCGAGATCGCCGTGCGCGTGATCCGTGCCGCCCAGGACGAGGGGCTGACCTCGGTCGCCGTGTACGCCGATCCCGATCGCGACGCCCTGCACGTGCGCATGGCCGATGAGGCCTATGGCCTGGGCGGCACCACCGCCGCGGACTCCTACCTGGTGATCGACAAGATCCTCGACGCCGCCGCGCGCTCCGGCGCCGATGCCGTCCACCCCGGCTACGGCTTCCTGTCCGAGAACGCGGACTTCGCCGCGGCCGTGATCAATGCCGGGCTGACCTGGATCGGTCCGCCCCCGCACGCGATCTCGTCCCTGGGCGACAAGGTCGCCGCCCGCCGCATCGCCGAGGCCGTCGACGCCCCGCGCGTGCCCGGCACGACCGACCCGGTCGACAGCGCCGAGGAGGTCGTGGCCTTCGCCGACGAGCACGGGCTGCCCGTGGCGATCAAGGCGGCCTTCGGCGGCGGCGGCCGCGGCATCAAGGTCGCCCGCACCCGCGAGGAGATCCCGGAGCTCTACGAGTCCGCGGTGCGCGAGGCCGTCGCCGCGTTCGGTCGCGGCGAGTGCTTCGTCGAGCGCTTCCTGGACGCCCCGCGCCACGTCGAGACCCAGTGCCTGGCCGATACCCACGGCAACGTGGTCGTGGTCTCCACCCGCGACTGCTCGCTGCAGCGGCGCAACCAGAAGCTCGTGGAGGAGGCGCCGGCGCCCTTCCTCACGGAGGAGCAGAACGAGCGTCTCTACTCCTCGTCCAAGGCGATCCTGCGCGAGGCCGGCTACCAGGGCGCGGGCACCTGCGAGTTCCTGGTCGGCCAGGACGGCGTCATCTCCTTCCTGGAGGTCAACACCCGCCTGCAGGTCGAGCACCCGGTCTCCGAGGAGGTCACCGGGATCGACCTGGTCCGCGAGCAGTTCCGGATCGCCCGCGGCGAGGCCCTGGGCTACGACGACCCCGTCGTGCGCGGCCACTCCATCGAGTTCCGCCTCAACGGCGAGGACCCGGGACGCGGCTTCATGCCGGCTCCGGGCACGCTGTCCACGCTGCGCTTCCCGTCCGGGCCCGGCGTGCGCGTGGACTCCGGCGTGGTCGAGGGCGAGACGGTCTCCGGCAGCTTCGACTCCATGATCGCCAAGCTCATCGTCACCGGCGCCGACCGCGACCAGGCGCTGGCCCGGTCCCGCCGCGCGCTGGCCGAGCTGGAGATCGAGGGCATGGCCACCGTCGTGCCGTTCGACCGCGCGATCGTCTCGGACCCGGCGTTCGCCCCGGCCGACGGGCAGCCGTTCGCCGTGCACACCCGCTGGATCGAGACCGAGTTCGTCAACGATCTCGAGCCGTTCGCCGGTGCCCCGGGCTCGGGCAGCGAGGCCGAGGAGCGCCAGACGGTCGTCGTGGAGGTCTCCGGCAAGCGCCTGGAGGTCGTCCTGCCGGCCACCGTGCTGGGCTCCGGCAAGCCCGCCGCAGCACCGGCGGCCAAGAACCGGCGCGAGCGCGGCCGCGGTGCCGCCAAGGCCTCCGGCGACGACCTGACCTCGCCCATGCAGGGCACCGTGGTCAAGCTCGCGGTGAAGAACGGCGCCAAGGTGTCCGAGGGCGACACGGTCGTGGTCATCGAGGCCATGAAGATGGAGCAGCCGCTCAAGGCGCACAAGGACGGCACGGTCTCCGGGCTCGACGTCTCCCCCGGCGACACCGTCTCCGCCGGCACGACCCTGGCCACCATCCGCTGA